One segment of Methanofastidiosum sp. DNA contains the following:
- a CDS encoding M42 family metallopeptidase — protein MKELLKKLSEAPGVSGHEKRIKKLIIEEIKNHVDEIREDSMGNIIAIKKGSDKFGVMISAHMDEIGFMVKYIDDKGFISFETIGGFDPRSLGSQRVKIHSSKADILGVIGLKPPHITSQEERDKALKIEDLRIDVGVNSKEEVESLGIKPGDSITRDISFSELGKENIVSCKSFDNRAGCAILIELIKKIKNPDYTFYGVFTTQEEVGLRGAKTAAYGIDIDFALIIDSTTAGPIPKTETDKVTINIGKGPSINLMDRGFILSEKVKDIILQSTIEAKIPYQNHISGGSTDGAAVHIIKEGIPTAVISIPSKYIHSTVEILDLNDLDYTLKLAMKVLEIAKKNYK, from the coding sequence TTGAAGGAGTTATTAAAGAAACTATCTGAAGCGCCCGGAGTTTCTGGTCATGAAAAAAGAATAAAAAAACTAATTATTGAAGAAATAAAAAATCATGTTGATGAAATAAGAGAAGATTCTATGGGCAATATAATTGCCATAAAGAAAGGTTCAGATAAATTTGGCGTAATGATCTCTGCGCACATGGACGAAATTGGATTCATGGTTAAATATATTGACGATAAGGGATTTATTTCTTTTGAGACAATAGGAGGGTTTGATCCAAGGAGTTTAGGTTCTCAGAGAGTTAAAATTCATTCTTCAAAAGCTGACATATTAGGGGTTATAGGGCTAAAACCCCCCCATATAACTTCGCAGGAAGAACGAGATAAAGCGTTAAAGATCGAAGATCTGAGGATAGACGTTGGAGTAAATTCAAAAGAAGAAGTTGAATCACTTGGAATTAAACCTGGCGATTCGATAACAAGAGATATTTCCTTTTCTGAATTGGGTAAAGAGAACATCGTAAGTTGTAAATCCTTTGACAACAGAGCTGGATGTGCAATATTGATTGAATTAATTAAAAAAATAAAAAATCCTGATTATACTTTTTATGGCGTATTTACCACCCAAGAGGAAGTTGGTTTAAGGGGTGCAAAAACTGCAGCTTATGGCATCGATATTGATTTTGCATTGATTATAGACTCTACAACAGCAGGGCCAATACCAAAAACAGAAACAGACAAAGTTACAATTAACATTGGCAAAGGGCCATCAATTAATTTAATGGACAGAGGATTCATTTTGAGTGAAAAAGTCAAAGATATCATATTGCAATCTACAATAGAAGCTAAAATACCTTACCAAAATCACATCTCTGGGGGAAGTACGGATGGTGCGGCCGTTCATATAATAAAAGAGGGCATTCCAACTGCCGTAATATCAATACCTTCAAAATACATACATTCTACAGTAGAAATATTAGATTTAAACGATCTTGATTATACCTTAAAATTAGCAATGAAAGTGTTGGAAATAGCAAAAAAAAATTATAAATAA